The genomic stretch GCCGTGGCGGCGGACGCGCGATCCCTATGCCATCGCCCTCTCGGAGTTCATGCTCCAGCAGACGCAGGTGGTGACGGTCCTTCCCTATTACCATCGTTGGCTCCGACTCTTCCCCGACTGGAAGGCGCTGGCCGGGGCGCCGACCGAGGCGGTTCTGAAGACGTGGGAGGGCCTCGGCTATTACCAGCGGGCGCGGAATTTCCAGAAGCTGGCCCAGGCGGTCGCCGGGTTGCCGGAGCTGAACGGGGAGCTGCCCCGGACGGTCGAAGGGCTCCGCGCCCTGCCGGGGATCGGGCCGTACACGGCGGGGGCGATCGCGAGTCTCGCCTTCGGGGGGCGGGCGGCGTTGATCGACGGGAATGTGATCCGGGTCTTCACCCGGGTCTTCGGGATCGGCGAGGACGTGGCGCTGAAGGAGACGCAGGCCCGGCTCTGGGCCTTGGCCGAGGGGTTGCTGCCGGAGGCGGAGGCGTGCGCCGTCCATAACTCGGCCCTGATGGAGCTGGGGGCGCTGATCTGCACGCCCCGGAATCCCGGCTGCCTCCTCTGCCCGCTGGCCTCGGTCTGCGTCGCCAAGGCGTCGGGGGAGCCGGAGCGGTTCCCGGTGAAGGGGAGGAAGCTCGTCGAGCGGCGGGAGGAGGTGGTGGCGCTGATCGAGGAAAAGGGCCGGTATTGGTGCGTCCCCGGGCCGAAGAAGGGGAGGCTGGTCGGGTTCTGGCACTTCCCGCTCTTCGACGCGGCGACGATGCGGGGAGGGGAGACGGTGGCCGAGTTCGATTATTCGATCACCAAGTATCGCGTCCACATGAGGGGCTTGCGGGCTGCGTTTGCCTCCGCGGGGCGCCGGGAGGAGGGAGGGGGACGCTGGTGTTCCATGGCGGAAATGGAGGCATTGCCGATGCCGAGCGCCCACCGGAAAATGAGGGGTTTTCTCGGTTCTTAGACAAAAAGAATTGGGAAAAGGAAAAGTCGGGCTAGATTCTCCAAACCGGCTTATGGAAATCATCTCCTCCCTGCTCTGCGATGCCGCGGAGGATTATCAGGGAAAACTCTGCGTCCTCGGGGCGTTCGACACCTTTGTCTCCCTTCACTTCCCGGTTTCCCACCCCCATTGCGCGATCGCGCTGCGGGTGATCTTCCGCCCCGGCGACGAGGGGCAGCACCAGCTCCGGGTCCGGCTCATCGATTCGGACGGCCATTGCCCGGTCCCCGAGATCCAGACGGCCTTCGAGGTCCCGCCCCTGCCCGAGGAGGTCTTCTTCCTTTCCCGCAACATCATCGTGAACCTCCAGGGGCTTCCCTTCGCCGCGCCGGGGCAGTTCTCCCTCGACGTCATGTCGGAGGAGGGGCTGCTGGCCCGGATCCCGATCCAGGCGCTCCAGGCTCCCGAGGAGATGAGGACGCCGGGTCTTTAATCTTTTTCAATCGATCGCTTTTCCCTGCATGAAACGTCTCCGCGCCTTCCTCCTCTCCGTCGACCTCTTCCTGCGGCGCTTCCTCGTCCGCTTCCGGGGCCGCCCGCTCTATGCCGCCACGGCGTTCGTCGCGGCGATCGCGATCGGGATCGGCATCTTCGTCGTCTATTACGCGGGCTGGGCTCTCGCCTTCGACATGAAGCGGATCAAGGAGATGCCGCTGACGACGACGATCTACGACCGCAACGGGACGGTCTTCCGGCAGGTCTTCCAGGAGAACCGCCAGTGGATCCCCTCCGAGGAGATCCCCGACGTGATGCGCCACGCCGTCGTGGCGACCGAGGACCGGCGTTTCTATTCCCACCTCGGCGTCGACCCGATCTCGATCTTCCGCGCGGCGGTGGGGAACATCCTGCGCGGCCGCATCTCCTCGGGTGCCAGCACGATCACGCAGCAGCTGGCCCGGAACTCCGCCGACATGAGCGAGCGGACGATGGGGCGGAAGCTGAAGGAGATGTTCCTCGCGGTCCGCATCGAGACGGTCTACACGAAGGACCAGATCCTCACCTTCTATCTCAACCGGATCTTCTGGGGCCGGGATTGCTACGGCATCGGGGCCGCCGCCGACGCCTACTTCGGCAAGAAGCCGTCCGAATTGACTCTCTCCGAGGCGGCGATGCTGGCGGGGATCATCTCGGGGCCGAACACGTTCTCCCCCTGGCGGAGCCCGACGAAGGCGCGGCAGGCGATGGATCGCGCCCTCTCCCGGATGGAGGAACGGCACTTCATCACGAAGGAGGACGAGGCGAAGGCGAAGGCGGAGCCCCTGGCGCTCCGCCCGTTGCGGCAGCTCCCCGCCTCCTACGCGGCGGCGGAGGCGATCGAGGAGGCGCGGAAGATCCTCGGCGAGGAGACCGTGGAGCGCGGCGGCCTGAAGATCGAAACGGCGATCGACGCCGCCTTCCAGCAGACCGCCGAAATCGAGGTCGAGCGGCAGCTGGCCGAGATCGAGGCGGAGCCCGGCTACAATCACACCACGCGGAACACCTTCCTCCAGCACCTCGGGGAGCGGGAGCCGTCGGGGATCCCCTACCTCGAGGCGGCCTTCGTCGCGATCGGGAACGCCGACGGCGGCATCCTCGCCCTCGTCGGCGGGCGGAACTTCGCCGAGAGCCGCTTCGACCGGGCGATCCATTCCCGCCGCCAGGTCGGCTCGACGGTGAAGCCGTTCGTCTACGCGAACGCCTTCGACACCCTCAACGTCAGCGCCGGGACCCTCGTCGACTGGAGCCCCTACGACCTCCGCAACGCCGCCCCGGGCAAGACGCCGCTCTACGGGAACCAGCCCGACTTCGTCCCCCTCCGGCAGGCCCTCGCGCAGAGCAACAACTACGCCTCGGTCCGCGTCGTCCTCGCCTCCGGGGTCGACAGCTACGCCCATCTCCTGACGCGGGCGACGGGGACGCCGATCGCCGCCCTTCCCTCCTCGGCCCTCGGCGCGTGCGACGTGACGCCGCTGCGGATGGTCTCCGCTTTCTCGATCTTCCCGAACAAGGGGATGCGGATCGAGCCCTACCTCATCCGCCGCATCCTCGCCGCCGACGGCCTCGTCCTCTACGAGCACCAGGACCGGCGGGAGCCGATCCTCTCCCCCCAGATCGCCTTCCAGGTGGCCGACATGATGCGCGCCGTCGTCGACGAGGGGACCGGGCGCGGTCTCCGGACGATGGGCCTCGTCGGCGACATCGCGGGGAAGACCGGGACGACGAACGATTACCGCGACGCCTGGTTCATCGGCTTCACCAGCGAGGTGACGGCGGGCGTCTGGGTCGGCCTCGACAAGCCCCAGCCCATCACCGCCTCGGGCTACGGCAGCCGCATCGCCCTCCCGATCTGGGGCCGCGTCATGGCGGCGGCGAACGAGCATTACCTCCCCCAGCCCTTCAACCCTCCCTCCGGGCTCTTCCGCGAGGGGCTCCTCTCGTTCCTCGGGAGCGGCGACGGCGCGTGGCTCCGGGACGACCAGCGCGACGGCTACCTGAAACGGATCGGCGATTCGGTCGCCGTCGGGAACAACGTCGCCAGCGTCCCCGAATCGAACGGGAACGGGGCCGGCCCGGCCGACTCGGGCGACGACAGCGGGTTCTTCGGCTGGATGAGCCGCGCCTTCGGCGGCGCGCGCAAGGCGAAGGCCGTCCCTGCCCCGGAGATCCTCGACGACGACGCGACGATTCCCGCGGGGGTCGATCCGGCGATGCCCGATCCCGACAAGGGGAAGGTGCCGAGGGCGGTGCCGGTCTTCCCGATCCCGCCGGAGGAGGGGGCGGCCCCTACCCCGCCTGGCAGCGGGCGATGAACTCCTTCGCCAGGAGGCGGTAGCTCTGCGCGCCGATCCCGGACGAATCGTACTGGAGGATGTTCTTCCCGTGGCTCGGCGCCTCGGCGAGGCGGACCGTGCGGGGGATCACGCTCTGGAAGACGACCTCCGGCGCATGCTTCCGCACGTCGTCGGCGACCTGCTGGCTGAGGTTCGTCCGGGCGTCGTACATCGTCAGGATCACGCCGCCGATCACGGGGCGGAGCTCCGGGTTCGTCGTCCGGATCTGCTCGATGAGGTGGATGATCTTGCTGAGCCCTTCGAGGGCGAAGTACTCGCACTGGAGGGGGACGAGGACGGCGTCGGCGGCGGCGAGCGCGTTCGTCATCAGGATGCCCAAAGACGGGGGACAGTCGAGGAGGACGTAGTCGAACCCGGCCGACTCGGGCTCCTCGCGGAAGCGGTTGAAGAGGTCGCGGAGGACGACGAGGGGGCTTTCCTGGCGGGCGATCTCGACCTCGCACCCGGCGAGGTCGGTCTCGCACGGGATGATGAAGAGGTTTTCCTGCGTCGTGGCGACGATCTGGGCGGCGAAGGTCGATTCCCCGTTCATCACCGGGTAGAGGCTCCGGCCGGTCTGGGGCTCGATGCCGAGGCCGCTGGTGGCGTTCGACTGGGGGTCGAGGTCGATGACGAGGGTCGGATGCCCGGCCTCGGCCAGCGCGGCGGCGAGGTTGATGGTGGTCGTCGTCTTGCCGACGCCGCCTTTCTGGTTCGCGATGGCGTAGATTTTCATGTGGGCGGGTCGATCTTGAAAGAGAGGACTAGGAAGGGGAGGTTGGGGGACTCTTGACAACGGATCAAAATGATTTTTTATAAATCACTCCACCTTTTGGGCGAAAAAGCCTAAAATCCCCGCTCTGCCCCATGATTGAAGTCTCCCATTTTTCCAAGACCTACGCCGGGTTCAAGGCGGTGCGGGATATCTCCTTCCACGTGAACAAGGGGGAGATCGTCGGGTTCCTCGGGCCGAACGGGGCCGGGAAGAGTACCACGATGAAGGTGCTGGCCGGATACCTCCCCCCCACCGACGGGCGGATCAAGGTGGCCGGGTATGACGTCGTCGCCGACTCCCTCGAGGTCCGCCGCCGCGTCGGCTACATGCCGGAGAACGTCCCGCTCTACACCGACATGCGGGTCGACGAGTTCCTCCGATTCCGCGCCGCGCTGAAGGGCGTGCCGTCGAAAAAGGTGAAGGACCGCGTCGAGCGGGTGAAGGCGCTCTGCCACCTGAAGGACGTCCAGCGGAAGATCATCGGCACCCTCTCGAAGGGCTACCGCCAGCGGGTCGGCCTCGCCGACGCGATGGTCCACGATCCCGACCTCCTCATCCTCGACGAGCCGACAATCGGCCTCGATCCCCACCAGATCCGCTCCGTCCGCGAGTTGATCCGCGACCTCGGGAAGCACCACACGATCCTCCTCTCGACCCACATTCTCAGCGAGGTCGAGGCGACCTGCAACCGCGTCCTGATCCTGAACCGCGGGAAGATCGAGGCCTCCGACACGCCGGGCAACCTGACGCGCCTCGTCCGCGGCGGCGGCGCGGTGATGGTCGAGGTCAACCCGAACGGGACGCTGCTGAAGCAGGCCTTCGCGGAGATCCCCGAGGTCGACGAGGTCGAGATCGTCTCGGAGAACGGCCCGTGGGTCACGGCGAAGGTCTACTCCCGGCTCGGCGCGGGCGGCGACATCCGCGACGGCCTCTACTCGGTCATCCAGCGGAACGGCTGGGGTCTCCGCGAGATGAGCCGGACCCGGGCGACGCTCGAGGACGTCTTCGTCGAGCTGACGCAGGATTAATTTCATCCCTTTCTTCCACTACTCCACTATGTCGATTCGCACGCTTTGGGTTCTCTACCGCCGGGAAATGCGGGGGATCTTCGTCTCCCCCGTCGCCTGGATCGTCCTCGCCGGCTGCGCCGTCATCGTCGGCGCCGGGTTCTCCGCGATCCTCAGCACCCTCCTCGACCGGACGGCCCGCGGGTTCTCGATCCTCAACATCACGCTGACCTCCTACATCTTCTGGTTCACCGTCCTCATCCAGACGCCGCTGATCTCGATGCGTTCCTTCTCCGAGGAATACAAGATGGGGACGATCGAGATGCTCCTCACCGCCCCCGTCCGGGAGTGGGAGGTGGTCCTCTCGAAGTTCGCCGCCGTCTTCTCCTTCTACCTCGTCCTCTGGCTCCCGGCGGCGCTGAACATCGTCTGGCTCTACACCTTCAGCGACCAGGTGTTCGACCTCACCTGGCCCGTCGTCTTCCTCTCCTTCGGAATGGTCTCGATGCTCGGGATGCTCTTCGTCTCGATCGGCCTCTTCACCTCGGCGATGACGAAGAACCAGATCATCGCGGCGATCGTCGGCTTCGCCCTCGTCTTCCTGATCTTCAGCATCAGCATCTTCGGCTCCCTCGTCTCCAGCGACGCGGCGCAGGAGGTGATCCGCTACTTCTCCGTCTACCAGCACATGGAAGGGTTCTCCGGCGGCGTCTTCGACACGCGGCCCGTGGTCTTCTACCTCAGCACCACGTTCCTCTTCCTCTTCCTGACGCAGCGCGTCCTCGAAGCCCGCCGCCTCCGCGCCTAAGCCCCAACTCTCCCTCGATCCCAACGGTATGTCCCCCTCCCGTCCCCCCTCGGCCCGCTCCCTCCGCCTGCAGCTCGGCTGGAACAGCGTGCTGACCATCGTCCTCGCCGTGGCCCTCTGCGCGGGGGTGAACTACGCGGCATTCCGCTACTACAAGCGGCACGACTATTCCAAGGGCTCCTACAATTCCCTCTCCGGGAAGACGGTCCAGATCCTCTCCAGCCTCCCGGAGCCGGTCTCGATCACGACCTCCCTGGCGACCTCGCAGATGCGGGACCAGGTCGAGGGGCTCCTCCGGGAATACAAGTACCGGAGCGCGGGCAAGGTGAAGCTCGAGTTCGTCGACGCCGCCGTGAACCTCACGAAGGCCGAGGAACTGCGGACGAAGTACAGCATCGACGCGACGCAGGAGAACGTCGTCATCTTCGAGTACAAGGACCGCCACAAGGTCGTCCCCGAGGCCGACCTCGCCGACTTCGCCCCGGGCAATCCCTACACCCAGGAGCCGGGCCGGATGCTCGACTTCAAGGGCGAGGCGGTCTTCACGGCGGCGATCCTCTCCCTCGTCGAGGGGAAGTCGGCCAAGGTCTATTTCCTGGTCGGCCACGGGGAGCGGGAGCTTTCCGACGTCTCGAGCCTCGGCGGCCTCGGCGGCCTCGACGTCTACCTGAAGCGGGACAACCTCCTCACCGCCCCGCTCAACCTTTCCGACAAGGGCGTCGTCCCCGACGATGCCGACGCGCTGGTGATCGCCGGGCCCCGGGTGACCCTCTCCCCCGCCGAGGTCCAGGCGGTGACGGCCTACCTCGACGCGAAGGGAAAGGTCATCCTCCTCGAGGATCCCCGCACCGTCTCCGGCCTCGAGCCGGTGGCGCAGCGTTACGGCATCCTGATCCAGGACGACCGCGCCCAGGCGATCATGAAGATGGGCGGCGCGAGCCTCCTCGTCCGGACGGCGGTGGCGAACGACTACGCGACCCATCCGGCGGTGAACTCGATCAAGGGCTTCAACCTGAAGATGGACAACGCCCGCTCCCTCGCCCTCGTGAAGGACGCGGCGAACCTCAACGTGAGCAAGGTGACCTCCCTGGCGCGGACCTCCGCCGCCTACTGGGGCGAGACGAGCCCCGACGACTCCAAGGCGCAGTACGACGAGGGCGTCGACGTGAAGGGGCCGCTGACGCTGGCGATGGTCTACGACGGGGGCGACGTCCCCGGCGACGGCGTGAAGCTGGCGGGAACGCGGTTCGCGGTGATCGGCGCGACGACGTTCCTCACGAACGAGAAGCTCGACAGCACCGGCCTCGATTTCTTCCAGGGCCTCCTCGACTGGATGCTGAAGAAGGAGATGGCGATCGGCATCGCGCCGAAGTCGCCGCAGGAATTCGGCCTCAACGTGAGCCCGCTCCAGAAGTCGACGATCATCACGCTCGCCCTCTTCTTCGTTCCCGGCCTCGCCCTCGTCGGTGGCATCGGCGTCTGGCTTTCCCGCCGGAAGTAGCGGCGGGATCGTCATCGGCCCCATCCCTCCATGAAACCGTTCCGCTCGACCCTCTTCCTCCTCCTGGCCGTGGCCGGGCTGGCGCTCTTCTTCTGGCTGACGCGCGACGCGAAGGGGACCGGGGAGCAGGAGCGGGCGAAGGGGAAGATCTTCGACTTCCACGGCGACGACGTCACCTCGCTGAAGCTCAAGGGGACCGACGTCGCGGTCTCGCTCGAAAAGAAGGACGGGACGTGGCGGATCGTCGAGCCGGTCTCCTCCGAGGCCGAGCGCGAGGCGGTCCTTTCGATCCTGGGCGAGCTGGAATTCCTGCAGCCCCGCCGGACGATCACCGCCAACCAGATCCCCGACGGGGAGAAGAGCCTCGCCGAATGGGGCCTCGCCCCGGGGAACGGGCGGGTCGATTTCGCCGGGAGCAGCAATGGCAGGGCGTTCTCGGGGACCCTGCTCATCGGCCGGAAGGCAGCCATCGACGGGCTCTGCTACGCCAAGGGGACCGGCCCCGACGCCTACCTGATCGCGACGGCGAGCCGGGACGCCCTTTTCAAGAAGCTCGACGACATCCGCAGCCATGCGGTGATCCATGCCCCGGCGGCGGAAGTCGACCAGTGCGGCCTGCGCCAGAAGACCCCGCCCCAGTCCGACGCCCCGAGCGAATTCCAGATCAGCCGGGCGAAGGGGGCGGGCGAGGCCGCCGAATGGCGGGTCGAGAAGCCGCTCAGCGCCCCGGCCTCCCCGGCGCGGGTGACGGCCTGGCTCGGGCTGCTCGACGCGCTCCGGGTGAAGCAGTTCATTTCCGACGACGCCGCCGATCTCAGCGCCTACGGCCTCACCGCCCCCGCCGCTCAGATCTGGATCCGGCGGCAGGCGCCGCCTTCCAAGGCCGCCCCGGCCAAGGACGAGAAGAACGCTCCGAAGCCGGAGCCCGACACCCTCCTCATCGGCATCCCGGTCCCGGGCGTCCCGGGCGAGGTCTATGCGAAGCGGACGGGGGAGAGCGGGGTCTTCACCCTCCCGGCGGAGAGCGTCGCGAAGCTGTTGGCCGATCTCCCCGCCGCGCGGGACCGGAAGGTCCTCTCCTTCCGCGCCGCCGACGCCGTCGCCTTCCGCGCCGAGCTGCCGAAGCCGTCGGCCCCCGGCGCGCTCTCGATCGTCGAGGTGAAGCGGCAGGGCGAGACCGGTTGGGTCTTCAGCGAGGCGACGACCGGCGGGGCCGCCGGGAAGGAAGCCGATGCCGCCCAGGTGGAGGGCTTCCTGAAGGGCCTCTCCGTGATGGAGGCCCCGCTGATCATCCGCGACGCGGCGAGCGACCTCCGTCCCTACGGCTTGGCCAACGGGGACCGGGCGCTGATCCGGCTGGTCGTCACCGTGAAGAAGGGGGAGAGCACCGAGGATCTCGTCCTTTCCCTCGGGAAGATCGAGAAGCCGCTGCCGCCGCTCCCGCAGACGCCGGTCCTTTACGCCGTCAATTCCGCCCAGCCCTTCGTCTACGGCCTCGATATCGCGTTCCTCACCCGCTTCCCCCGCGAGGCCTGGCGTTGGCGCTCGCCGCTCGTCCTCGGCTCCGACCTGAAGGAGGAGGCGATCACCTCGGTGACCCGCGTCGTCCCGGGCCGCCCGCCCGAGACGGTGAAGCGGGCCGGGGCAGTCTTCCTCTCGGACCGCGATGGCGGGGACGGCACCCTCCAGCAGGAGAAGGTGAAGGAATTCTGGTCGAAGCTGGCCCATCTCGCGACCGTCCATTGGATCGGCGCTCCGATCCCGGCCTACGGCCTCGGCCTCGCTCCCGATGCGGTGCGGATCACCCTTTCCCTCGGCGAGGGGGAGAAGAAGGTGCTGATCCTCGGCGCTCCCGTCGCGGCGGTCCCGGTCGGGGGCAGGGCGGCGCAGATCGAAGGGGAAAGCGATGTCTTCCTGATCTCCGAGGCCGACTATGCGTTGCTGAGCGGTTCTTTTGCGACCGTTCCAACGCCTTCTTCCAAAGAGTAAGGGAAGGACTTTTTAAGTAAGACTACTTAAAAAGTCTCACTTTTTTAAATAATTCAGGTCTCTGGATTTGCGTACCCGGGCGGGCGGGTTATTCTTTTTAGCATACGGAGGCCCGGATGGGCCGGGCCTCTTGCAACGTATCCAAGGTACAGAAGTACGTAAAATAGGAGACATCCCATGGCCTCTGCCGATCCCACCCTGTTCCATCGTTTGAGCGAGGAAATCCGTTCCGTCTGCCGCGTCGTCGCGGAAGAGGGGAAGGAGAGCATCTTCACCCTCCGCAAGGGAGGCGATCGGGCGATCGGGGAATGGCTGATGTCGGTCCGGCAGGCGAAGGAACCGATCCGTTCCTTCCAGCCGCCGAAGCGGTCGAAGCGCCTCGAAGACTTCGCCGCCACGCTCCGGGGCGACCTGACCCGCGTCCACGTGATGCGGGTGAAGGGCGGCCGCGGGACGATGCAGGACGCGGTGGTGCGGTCGACGCTGCGGTAGGTTCGCAGGCGCTTGAATGCCTCGGTTTCCCGGCCTTTGGAAGCGTAGTTCCTCCCAAGCGGACAGGGGAACTAGCGGACCTTTTCTACCCGAAGCAGACGGCCTAATGCGGTAGGCTAAAACAGTTCAGGCCTATCAGACGGGGAGGTCCAGGAGGGGCGAAGCCCCTCTTGCGTCGTCTAACCCGTGCGGATCGCCTCCAGCTGTACAGGGTTATCTGCCCGGTCCCGAAGGAGCATCCACCGTCCCCTTCGCGGCCCCTTACTTCGTCAGATTTTCCGCCGCCTGGACCGTATTGCTCATCAGCATGGCGATGGTCATCGGGCCGACGCCGCCGGGGTTCGGCGTGATCTTTCCGGCCACTTTGCGGATGGCTTCAAAATCGACGTCGCCGACGAGCCGGTAGCCGCGCTTGTCGCTCGGATCGTCGACCCGGTTGACGCCGACGTCGATGACGACGGCCCCGGGCTTCACCATGTCGGCCTTCAGGAACTCGGTCTGGCCCATCGCGGCGACGATGATGTCGGCGCGGCGGCAGGTCTCGGCGACGTTCCGGCTCCGCGAATGGACGAGGGTGACGGTGGCGTCGGCGTGGGGAGCCTTCTGCAGGAGGATGGCGGCCATCGGCTTGCCGACGATGTTGCCGCGACCGAGGACGACGACCTCGGCCCCCTTCGTTTCGACGCCGCTCCGGATGAGGAGCTCGTGGACCCCGGCGGGGGTGCAGGGGCGGAAGCCGGTGGCGTCCCCGAGGAGGAGTTTGCCGACGTTGGCGGGGTGGAAGCCGTCGACATCCTTGCGGGGGTCGACGGTGGAGAAGACGCGGGTCTCGGAGATCGGGTGGGGCAGGGGGGCTTGGACGAGGATGCCGTGGACGGTCGGATCGGCGTTGAGCTTCTCCAGGAGGGCGAGGAGGTCGGCCTCGGGGGTCGCGGCGGGGAGGACGACGGTCCGGGAGTTGATGCCGAGGTCGTGGGCCTTCTTTTCCTTCATGCGGACGTAGGCCTGGGAGGCGGGGTCCTCGCCGACGCGGACGAAGGTGATGCCGGGGACGACGCCTTTCGCCTTCAGGGCGTCGACGCGGGCGCGGGTTTCGTTGTGGATCGTCTCGGCGATCTGCTTTCCGTCGATGAGGGCGGCCTGGGGAAGGTCTGGCATGAGGGTTTCTTTTTAGAGGGTCTTCAATTCGGCGTCGAGTCCTTCGCGGAAGCTCCGGTAGGCGGGAGTCCAGCCGGTGGCGCGGAGACGGGCGTTGGAGACCCGTTTGTCGGTCAGGCCTCGCTTCCTTTCAACGTTCACCGGGCCGAAGGGGGGCAGGGGCTTTCCGGTCCGCTCGGCGAGCCAGCGGTAGAAATCGAGGTGGGTGGCGGGCTGGTCGTCGGCGGCGTTGAAGAGGCCGTGGAGGGAGGTATCGAGGCCGTGGAGGAGCGCGTTGACGAGGTCGTCCCGGTGGATCTGGTTCATCCAGCGGAGGCCGTCGCCCTCGATCACGGCCTCCCCGTCGAGGAACCGGCGGAAGAGGACGCCCCGCCCCGGGCCGTAGATCCCGGCGGAGCGGAAGACGAGGGCCTTTTCGCCGAACCGGGCGAGGGCCTCGTCCTCGGCGGCGCGGAGGAGGAGGCCGGTCTCGGTGGTCGGCTGGGCGGGGGATTCCTCCGTCACGACCTCGCCGCCGCTCTGGGCGTAGACCGAGGTCGACGAGACGAGGCAGAGGCGGGCGTGGGGGAGCCGTCCGGCGATCTGGCGGACGCCCTCGACGAAGACGGCGCGGTAGGCGTCGGCGCCGCCGCGGTTCGACGAGGCGACGTGGATGACGGTGGCGAAGTTCGAGGGGAGGCCCCACCAGGAGATGGGATCGGCGATGTCGCCGGAATGGGTGGAAAGATGGGGATTTGCCAGCTCGGGACCGTTCCCGAAATCGCCGCTCTTCGACCACGC from Verrucomicrobium sp. GAS474 encodes the following:
- a CDS encoding tetrahydrofolate dehydrogenase/cyclohydrolase catalytic domain-containing protein, with amino-acid sequence MPDLPQAALIDGKQIAETIHNETRARVDALKAKGVVPGITFVRVGEDPASQAYVRMKEKKAHDLGINSRTVVLPAATPEADLLALLEKLNADPTVHGILVQAPLPHPISETRVFSTVDPRKDVDGFHPANVGKLLLGDATGFRPCTPAGVHELLIRSGVETKGAEVVVLGRGNIVGKPMAAILLQKAPHADATVTLVHSRSRNVAETCRRADIIVAAMGQTEFLKADMVKPGAVVIDVGVNRVDDPSDKRGYRLVGDVDFEAIRKVAGKITPNPGGVGPMTIAMLMSNTVQAAENLTK
- a CDS encoding NAD-dependent epimerase/dehydratase family protein, which translates into the protein MKRGPVLLIGYGYIGREVGAALLHRGLHVTAWSKSGDFGNGPELANPHLSTHSGDIADPISWWGLPSNFATVIHVASSNRGGADAYRAVFVEGVRQIAGRLPHARLCLVSSTSVYAQSGGEVVTEESPAQPTTETGLLLRAAEDEALARFGEKALVFRSAGIYGPGRGVLFRRFLDGEAVIEGDGLRWMNQIHRDDLVNALLHGLDTSLHGLFNAADDQPATHLDFYRWLAERTGKPLPPFGPVNVERKRGLTDKRVSNARLRATGWTPAYRSFREGLDAELKTL